Below is a window of Hirundo rustica isolate bHirRus1 unplaced genomic scaffold, bHirRus1.pri.v3 scaffold_504_arrow_ctg1, whole genome shotgun sequence DNA.
TCCCGTTCTGGCTTCGCCTCCTTCCTCTTCGCACCCCTCTTCTTCCAGCTGTACgagccgggcagcgccgggcccgACGCGGAGCTCTTGCGATGCAAAGTCCACATGAAGGTGCAGCGCCCCGCCTGGGTCCCCCTGGAGCTCCTCGTTGTTCCAGGGGCCCCAGGCAGGTGACAgtccccgtgtccatccccgcagtccttcctgggcatcttcCGCTCGCTGCCCTCGCTGGAGAAGTCGGTGGGGAAATGCCTCATCCTGCTCAAGCCCCATGCCAGCCGCCTggtcctgcagctgcactgcaaGCACGGTGAGTACCGGCGGGGACGCGGCCCGGGGGGCGACACGGCACGGCGGGGGACATGCTGGCACCGCGTCCCGCCCCGCTGAGCCGCCGTGCCCCCTGCCAGGCGTCACCAAGACACACAACCTGGCCTTCCAGGAGTGCGAGCGGCTCCAGGCCGTGTTCGACACCCAGCGCTGCGCCAGCCACCTCTGCGCCCCGGCACGGTGAGGGGGGACACCAGGGGGGCAGCGCTGGGGTCGCCAGAGCGGGATGAGGGCGGATGGAAGGAGGGCTCCCGGCTGGCCCcgcaggatttggggtgctcAGCCCCATCCTGTGCCCCTCAGGGTGCTGGCAGAGGCGGTGGTCCACTTTCCCCCGACGCTGGCTGAGGTGACGCTGGGGACTGGCCCCGGCGGCAAAATCAGCCTGCGGAATTACGTGGAGGACGAGGCAGGTGAGCCCTGCAGGGCAAGGGGGCCCCCTCCCCACCTTGGGGTGCCCCCCAGCCCGCCACCCATCCCACTTCCCCTGTCCAGAGCCAAGCAAGACGATGGTGACGGAGCTGTGGCTGGCTGAGGACGAGTTCCAGACGGTGGCTGTGGTGCCAGACTCCCACATCACCTTCTGCCTCAAGGAATTCCGTGTGAGGCCCCATCCGAGCCCCCCGGCCCTGTGTCACCCCCCGGCCCCCCTCAccctcccctctgtccccaggggctgctgagctTTGCCGAGGCCTCCAACCTGCCCCTCACCATCCACTTTGACGAGCCCGGCAGGTAGGAGCGGCCACCGCGTCCCTACCCTGTGCCAGCGCTGACCCCGGCACCCCCTGagcccctctgtgtccccaggccGGTGATCTTCACCCTGGATGACACCGTCCTGGAGGTTCACCTGGTGCTGGCCACCCTCTCCGACCTGCCAAGCAGCTCCCAGTCCCCTTCCACCAACGGGTACGTCCCAGATGAGCcctccagctgcctccagcGGGGAGCAGAGCAAACGTCCCCAATCCCGCTCTGTCCCACCAGCGTGTCCCACCTGCCCGCCCCGCCGGATGACTTTGCCGACGACCTGGAGTCCTACATGGTCGCCATGGAAACCAGCGAGGGGGGCTCAGAGaggccccccagccccactttCCCCCTGCGCACCCCCCGGCCAGCCCAGAGCGGgcccgaggaggaggaggaggaaggagctgtgccagggaccCCCCCGCACAAGAAGGTGAGGGATGGGTGTGCCTGGGGGCAGGGCGTGGGCAGAGCCTCCTCCTGATCCCCCTGCCCCCCGTTTCCTTCCCACAGTTTCGCTCCCTGTTTTTCGGCTCGGTGACGACGCCGGGAGGGCCTGGACTGGCCAGCACCCAGGAGGTGCTGGCGGAGGACAGCGAGGGAGAAGGCTGAGCCCCAAgtcactgccacccccagcctccatcccagcaccagcacaggcaccCCCCGGTGACCCATTACAAGTTTATTCCTCAGAAAATCCTCCTGCCCCCCCCCGTCCGCTgccaccccagggctgggctctgggctccAGGCTCCCCCCTCCACCCTGGCGCTCCCCGCCCCGGGCCTGGATTTGCTTTGGTGGAGCGTggcggggagggggcaggaTCCTACAAATAAAAAAACGAGTCGAAAGAAAAGCGACCTGatgccggggccggggggctggGGGGCGTGGGCAGCACGGAGGCGGCTCCCAGCTCATTTCTTGGCTTTGGCAGAGTTTCGGGGAGGGGTGACGGGGCGCCCGGCGGGGTTCAGCCCGCTGAACTGCCCGTATTTGCCCTTGTTCTTGTCGGCCGGCTTCAAAATCTGccggggaaggaggaaagaaagaagtgaGCTCCCTGCCCGGCTCTCCACTCCCCTGGGGGGCAGAactccctgcagccctcccagCAGGAACTGAGGGCGTTTCCCCCTCCCCGGGCTCACCTGGAAAGAGCACATGAGCGTCTCATCCACGCTCATCATGGCGCCGGCGTTGTCGAACTCGCCGCAGTAGTTGGGGGCGGAGAAGAGGGTGACGAGCTGGCGCTTGGCAAAGAACTCGTAGCCGTCCTCCACCACCTGGAGGGGGACCGCAGGGTTGGCCAAAATCCACCCCCCTCGTGGCCAGTATCCACCTGCCCTGGCAAATTCCCAGCGCCCCAGGCTGAATACTCCCTTGCCTGGAGCAAATAGCCACCACTTGGACAAACATCCACCGCCCCAGGGCAAATCTCCATCTCTCCAGAGTGATTATCCAACCTCTGGGAGGAACACCCACATCCAAGGGTGACTGTTCAACCCCCGGGGCAAATACTTTG
It encodes the following:
- the RAD9A gene encoding cell cycle checkpoint control protein RAD9A — protein: MKCVIAGGNVKVLGRAVHSLSRIGDELYLEPTESGLSLRAVNSSRSGFASFLFAPLFFQLYEPGSAGPDAELLRCKVHMKSFLGIFRSLPSLEKSVGKCLILLKPHASRLVLQLHCKHGVTKTHNLAFQECERLQAVFDTQRCASHLCAPARVLAEAVVHFPPTLAEVTLGTGPGGKISLRNYVEDEAEPSKTMVTELWLAEDEFQTVAVVPDSHITFCLKEFRGLLSFAEASNLPLTIHFDEPGRPVIFTLDDTVLEVHLVLATLSDLPSSSQSPSTNGVSHLPAPPDDFADDLESYMVAMETSEGGSERPPSPTFPLRTPRPAQSGPEEEEEEGAVPGTPPHKKFRSLFFGSVTTPGGPGLASTQEVLAEDSEGEG